AAGTGGCGCCACAGAAAGTATCGAGCAACAAGCGTCTTTTATAGATGGCCATACATGTCGTACGTCTCGTTTGATTAGATAAAGCATAACGTCTAAATCGCGGCTCCATTCTCCCCCGAGCCGGATTCTGCTGGTTCATCCGCTGGATCCGACGAGCACGCTTCCAATAGAGCCAGCTGGTGAATCCCACGACGCAATATTCCGGTGGAGAACTCCACATCTACTGCTCGAACTAATCCGTCTGTGCCGGGGTAGACCTTGATGATTTTGCCGGTCCTCCAACGCCCGCGCGGAGCATTCTTCCAATcatctaaaataaaatcgCCGACAACGAAGTTCCGCGCGGGTGTTCTCCATTTCTTCCGGCTGGTCATCGACTGCAGGAATGATCCTCGCCACACGTCCCAGAAGAAGTTAGTTATCCTCTGGACGTAACCATAACGATCGCGTGGAAGGGCCTGGTCAAAGTCTCCAGCCGGCAAATCAGCCACAGGGGCTCGGTTAAGAAAATCGTTTGGGGTTAATGCACGGAAGTCGTCCGGGTCGGAGCTTGTATAAGTCAAAGGCCGAGAATTTAACAATCCGGCCACTTCGAACAGTAGCGTGCGCAAAACCTCCTCACTTGGTGTACGCAATACACTCTTCTCTTGATCCAACGCGGcatataaagaattttttaccGATCGTACCAATGACTCGTGGGAGCCTCCAAAATGTGGTGTTTGTGCTGGTTGGAAGAACCATTCGATCCGGAGCGCCCTCAACTCCGTCACTAGCACACTGTCGCCTTTCAGCCGGTCTAATTCCACACGTAATTGACGCTCGGCACCAGTCAAGTTCGTCCCGTTGTCCGAGAACATATGCGCTGGTTTCCTATACACTGCTATAAAACGTCTCAGCACCATTAAAAAATCACTGGCGGAGAGGGAAATTGAAACGTCGACATAAACCGCCCTGGTCACCCTGCACGTGAAGAGGGCTCCCCATCGCTTTGCGGTTCCGCGTCCATGTGTGACATCTATGGGCCCAAAATAGTCCACCGACGTGTAAGTGAAAGGGGGGTGACCGGCGCCCAGGCGAGCTCGATGGACGTCGGCCATCATCTGTAAAGCGGCTTTCGGACGAAAGCGACGGCATGGTACGCATTCATTGCGAACTCGTTTAACTAGTTCTCGCCCGGCAGTCACCCAAAAGTGCTGTCGCACATGAGACAACACAAAATCCGTGCCAAGGTGATGCATGCTCTCGTGGAACGCGCGGATAATCATACGGGAGAGCGGGTGTTTTCCGGACAATATTGGAGGGTGCAGGACATCATACGGCAATTTGGCTCGGCTGAGCCGGCCTCCAAGTCGCAATACTCCAAACTCATCCAGGAAGGGGGTGAGAGGCAGTAACGGCGAGGTCGGGCGGAGTGATTTTTCCTGCTGCAATCTTTTGAGCTCCTCAGGGTACACCCCCCGTTGACTCCGCTTCACGTGGCTTAGAAACTCCCCTTCTAACCGGATTAGGGCCGGAATGTCATTAGCCGATATCTTGACATCCTTCCAGTTGAACGTGGTCGACTGCTCCATGGCTGTTGAATTTAGATGGACATGGATGGACCGGAGCTCCTCCCTCGCGGTCATCCATGGCAAGTCTGTCGGCCAGGCCGTCTCATCTTCATAAAGGAAAGGTGGACCATCTAACCACCAACTCGggatctcttcttcttccatttgaGAGCGAGTAGCAGCATCGGCCGGATTTAAACGCCCCGGAACAAAGCGCCATTCATGAGGCTCCGTGAGGGTTTGAATTTCCCCGATCCGGTGGCTAACATAGACTTGGTAGTGGGAGGACACGGCCCGGACCCAATTCCGGACCGTGCTACTGTCGGTCCAGAAGAATCTCCCATCTAGCtcccttttcagggccgtctGAACGAACTTGGCAAGTCGGGCGCCCATGAGCCCAGCATTGAGTTCTAATTTACAAACGGAGACTGTTTTTAAAGGAGCAAGCTTGGTAGCCGTCTTGACGTGCCGGACTAGCACTCGGCCATCCTGATATACCACACGAGTATAACAGGACGCGGCACACGCCTCTTCGGACGCATCCGCGAAAGTGTGCAGTTCGGTCCGTACTATCTCTTCCACCCTTGGGAAGAGACAGCGGGGAAGCTCGATCTCCTTCAGACGTCCGATCTTCTGGAAAGTATTGCTCCCACCACACTTTCTCTTCACCAATCACAGGATCGTCCCACTGGAGCCCCTTCACACCTAGCTCCCGTAGTTTAATATTAGCCTTAACAGTCATCGGGGTGGCTGTCCCTAAAGGGTCGAACAATCCGGCTACTTGGGCCAGTAACCCCACTCTGGTGTACTTCACACTGGACACCTTCACTCGGAATCCCAGGTTATCAGTGGAGGGATTCCACACAATTCCCAGGATCAAGTCAGGATCATCACTGAGTCTGCACGTTGGGGTCTTGCCAGAGGCCCCATTCTCCGCAACCGACTGGACTGCCGCTAATAGTTGACTGCTATTCGAAACCCAGTGTCCCAGGTGGAAATCGCCGCCTTCCAAAACCTTCTTTACACCAGTGGCTTTTCTTACAGCGTCCTCAAGTCTGCCAGTCGAGGCCAGATAATCGTCGACATAGATGTCTTCTCTGACACCATCGGCCGCCTCCTTCATATCCGGCCCAGCGTCATCTGCTGCTCGCCAAGTGGTTCGGATGGCGACGTAGGGGGAGCAAGTCACACCAAAAGTTACTCTGGTCATTTCACACGTCGATATGGTCCCGTCCTCTTCGGGCCATAAGAATCTGTGGTATGGGCGATCAGCCTCTTTTAAACGAATCCGGCTAAACATGGCTCCGATATCCGCTGACCAGGCGATCGCTCCCTCTCTGAAGCGAATCAAAACGGCAGGCAAGGGGTTCTGTAGCGCAGGACCACTGGTTACAAAATCGTTCAAACACCTTCCGTGCGTTTTTGCGGCCGCATCAAACACGAGACGTAACTCTGGCCGCCCGGCCGTTTTCGGCACCCCGAAGTGCGGGAGGAAATACCTGCTTGGACTCCGCTGAATTTCTTCCGGCGTGAGCCGTCGGGCGTACCCTTCacggaaatttttttccatagCTGCACGGTAGTAAGCCTCGTAATCCCCTGGGTTGCGGGCAAATTTGTTCCGCAAACTCTTCAATCTTGTTTCGGCAGTACGGCGGCTATCAGGGATTTCAGGAGGGGCGTCGTCAATCCAAAGTACTGGCGCTGCATATCCCACACTCAGCTTTTCGGTCTCCGTCTCCAACTTGGTCACCGCCCTCTGGTGTTCAGCTGACATACATTCCGACTTGAACTCGGTACCGTACGACTCTGTGTCGCAGAACCGTCGGACTTGCTCGGCTAGTTGAAGAGTAGGATCAGCTGATGTCTGCACATGATGAATCCGGACGATATCGGGTCCGCCGCTGGTCACCACTGCTCCTTGTAGCGTCCATCCAAGTCGAGTCTTTGATGCGGTCGGCTCGTCATCTTTGCCGAATCGCGACTCACTCGCGGTTATAAGGGCTGCATGGTCCAAACCAATCAAGATGTCTACGCGGCCACCACAGTCTCGTAGCGGTGGTAAGTCGGCGAAATGGTTCCATCTACCTCGTAGTTTCTCCCACGCCATCACGGCTACTGGTTTCGTGATAGAGGGTATAGTGGACCCCTGGATCGGCACTATTTCTCCTGACGAGGTCCTTAACTGCAACTCGATATACTCGGAATTCACATGGACGGAGGATTCTTCACCGACGCCTCCTACAAATAAGGTCTGGCGCTGGCCAGCAAGCCGGAGTCGACGCGTCAGTCCCTCGCGGATGAGAGTTGCATCGCTACCATCATCCATTAGAATATTGACGGGCACCGTCTCCCCGTCGGCGTCGAGGGCATCTAAACGGAGCATCTTGAATGCAATCTGTCGCCGATCGGAACGTAAAGCGTGTAGCCGGACATTTCTTTCCACCGGACCGGTATCTTTGGGGAGAAGTTTATGATGGGACAGCTTACACCCATTGACGCCACACGCCTTCTTGAAAGTGCAGTTCATGGCCCCGTGACGGACACCGAAACAACCATAGCACAACCCTCGACGTTGGGTAAAAGTCAGTCGATCGCTGACGGGAAGCTCTTTGAAGAAGGTACAATCTTCGAGGCGATGCGCTCCTTCACACTTAAAGCAATGCGTTTCAGCCGGTCTCTTCTCCTTGCGCTCAGTTGAGCCATGTTCCTTTTGGGAGGTGAATGCTCCATGAAATGTGTGTGCGCTCCTCTTCTGCTGGTGTGGATGTCTATGATGCGACGGATGCGAGTATGGATTGTGGTTTCTTGCTGCGGGAGGAGCCGGATGTTGTTGATAATCAGCAATGGCGTAGGCATTTTGGTATGCAACGGCTCTCGTAGTTAACCACCGACCAAAATCATTAATGGTTCGGCGTTCAAGATCCTCTCCCCGTCCATGATTCCACTCCAGACGGTCAGTCAATTGCAGCTTAAGGGCCAATCTTTCAATTATATCTGCATGCCCGCTCTTCCCGATGGTCGAGAGATTAAAAAGGTGGGTCCTGACACGTTCGGCAAAACGCTTGAAGGATTGAGGGTCGTTTTTTGGAGCCTCCATTCGATCCAGTGCTTGCAAATGGGCTGCTCGGATAACAGTACGGTTGCCACAGGTGCTCCTTAATCGTTGCAGGGCCTCCTTGTAGCCGGACTCGCCGCCTCCATGGCCGTGCACAATGTCAGCCAAATCTCCCTTCAGAAAGTTTTTCAGGATGGCGAGTTTCTCACTAGCGGTCTTGCCGGTAATGTGGACAAGAGCGTACCACATACTGATCCACGAGAACCAATCCAGTGCTCGACCCGAGTACACCTCCAGCTGCACCGTCACGGACGACTTGCCTCCCTTTTCTCGGACATGCGGTTTCTCTCTTCCGGTCAAATAGACGTCTATCCACGCGTCCGGTGCTTGGGTAGAGTCAACTGGATCAAAATCAATTCCATTGGTCGGTTTGTTCCCAACACTCGACACGGAGTCGGATGGATTCACCTCCGATCCATCTGTGGGTGAAACTGTACCTCCAAGGTCAATGACAGCTTGCTCAGCGGTTGCGAGTTCAATTCGGGCCTCTCGTAAACGTTGCTCGGCTGTTTGCAATGCCTGCCGTCGTGCAATCTCCTCTGGGGTCTCGATGACTACCGAGGGATCATCGTCTTGGCGTATAAGAAGGTAATTTTCCACTAACGATGAGCAGTTGTCGACGACCTTGGCATATGTCAGATGCTGCACATTTTGTTGGGTCAGAACGTCGTCGTCATCTATCAGCTCGATTATACGGTCGTGGATGTTTTCTAGTTCGCCCAGGAGGCCTCGTACGTTTGCCAAATGCTTCTCAGCATCACGGCGAGATAATTCAGCTGTCACAATGTTGCTGATGCGAGTGTGACAACCTGTGATGCGGAAACTGTTAAGTTAACAATCCTCCGCTAGGGGGACTATCCTCGATTATGCACAACGACTCTCAATCGTTGTCATCGTCTTTCTGACGTTCTAttacgtgtgtgtgtcttctttttcttatgGTGAACACTTTGTTCGTTCAGCATCCCACCTAGATTATTATCTTACAAGTGTTTCTGTATTCTGTGCTAGTGGACTGCGATCAAAGGTAATATGTTATATCAATCTACCCTCTTTACAATAAGAGATGGCAGCCCTCTTGATGTCAAGAGACGGCATGTTTCCTCAACGTTGAGATGGTaataaacaagatcaaaagTAATGTCTATCCCTTGATCATAAtctaacaggttatgggcccagagaCGCAAGTCGACTCATATCAAGATGGAATCAAATCCCTCGACAAGAGAAGGAGGCATTAAGACAGAAAGGTTCAACGGAAAGAACTTTGCCATTTGGAAATATAGCATCCAACTGCGACTCCAAGAGCATGATCTCAAAACCATAGTTAATGGATCAAGAGCTAAGCCTGCTGaggtaatatttaaaaaaaaaaaaaaaaaaaaaaaaaaaaaaaacacaatatTGGTACATACAGAAACACACTGTAATgccatgctttttttttctctccgtCCAGGTCAAAGAAGGCATTGTGGTCACGAACAAAGCCCTTATTGACAAGTGGATGAAGGACGACAACTTGGCAAAGTACTTTTTGTTCAACACCTGTCACGAAGAGCAACAAAGATCTCTTTTGACATGTGACACAGCAAGAGATATCTGGGTCTCCATCGAGAATCAGTATCAGCAAAACTCCATTGAGAGAAGACAGGCTCTTCAACAGCAGTTTCTTAATGTCACTTTCAACAGTGAACACGGTGTCAGAGCCCACATCGAGGGAATCAAGCTCCTGGCCAAGGACCTTACA
The DNA window shown above is from Daphnia magna isolate NIES linkage group LG9, ASM2063170v1.1, whole genome shotgun sequence and carries:
- the LOC123475880 gene encoding uncharacterized protein LOC123475880, producing MMADVHRARLGAGHPPFTYTSVDYFGPIDVTHGRGTAKRWGALFTCRVTRAVYVDVSISLSASDFLMVLRRFIAVYRKPAHMFSDNGTNLTGAERQLRVELDRLKGDSVLVTELRALRIEWFFQPAQTPHFGGSHESLVRSVKNSLYAALDQEKSVLRTPSEEVLRTLLFEVAGLLNSRPLTYTSSDPDDFRALTPNDFLNRAPVADLPAGDFDQALPRDRYGYVQRITNFFWDVWRGSFLQSMTSRKKWRTPARNFVVGDFILDDWKNAPRGRWRTGKIIKVYPGTDGLVRAVDVEFSTGILRRGIHQLALLEACSSDPADEPAESGSGENGAAI
- the LOC123475636 gene encoding uncharacterized protein LOC123475636 — its product is MPFRITGCHTRISNIVTAELSRRDAEKHLANVRGLLGELENIHDRIIELIDDDDVLTQQNVQHLTYAKVVDNCSSLVENYLLIRQDDDPSVVIETPEEIARRQALQTAEQRLREARIELATAEQAVIDLGGTVSPTDGSEVNPSDSVSSVGNKPTNGIDFDPVDSTQAPDAWIDVYLTGREKPHVREKGGKSSVTVQLEVYSGRALDWFSWISMWYALVHITGKTASEKLAILKNFLKGDLADIVHGHGGGESGYKEALQRLRSTCGNRTVIRAAHLQALDRMEAPKNDPQSFKRFAERVRTHLFNLSTIGKSGHADIIERLALKLQLTDRLEWNHGRGEDLERRTINDFGRWLTTRAVAYQNAYAIADYQQHPAPPAARNHNPYSHPSHHRHPHQQKRSAHTFHGAFTSQKEHGSTERKEKRPAETHCFKCEGAHRLEDCTFFKELPVSDRLTFTQRRGLCYGCFGVRHGAMNCTFKKACGVNGCKLSHHKLLPKDTGPVERNVRLHALRSDRRQIAFKMLRLDALDADGETVPVNILMDDGSDATLIREGLTRRLRLAGQRQTLFVGGVGEESSVHVNSEYIELQLRTSSGEIVPIQGSTIPSITKPVAVMAWEKLRGRWNHFADLPPLRDCGGRVDILIGLDHAALITASESRFGKDDEPTASKTRLGWTLQGAVVTSGGPDIVRIHHVQTSADPTLQLAEQVRRFCDTESYGTEFKSECMSAEHQRAVTKLETETEKLSVGYAAPVLWIDDAPPEIPDSRRTAETRLKSLRNKFARNPGDYEAYYRAAMEKNFREGYARRLTPEEIQRSPSRYFLPHFGVPKTAGRPELRLVFDAAAKTHGRCLNDFVTSGPALQNPLPAVLIRFREGAIAWSADIGAMFSRIRLKEADRPYHRFLWPEEDGTISTCEMTRVTFGVTCSPYVAIRTTWRAADDAGPDMKEAADGVREDIYVDDYLASTGRLEDAVRKATGVKKVLEGGDFHLGHWVSNSSQLLAAVQSVAENGASGKTPTCRLSDDPDLILGIVWNPSTDNLGFRVKVSSVKYTRVGLLAQVAGLFDPLGTATPMTVKANIKLRELGVKGLQWDDPVIGEEKVWWEQYFPEDRTSEGDRASPLSLPKGGRDSTDRTAHFRGCVRRGVCRVLLYSCGISGWPSASPARQDGYQACSFKNSLRL